A window of the Drosophila simulans strain w501 chromosome 2L, Prin_Dsim_3.1, whole genome shotgun sequence genome harbors these coding sequences:
- the LOC6731997 gene encoding uncharacterized protein LOC6731997 isoform X4 has product MDRKVRNTVRRTGRLTKRRRSAGGNEVTQVPTVVPPLEQSKGLQQRVFLYIQLNEMSKLPETGNPLELHLYHPKNTLQKMQERYTTDTIIYQHEFNLKKPVFAMGVMQDDIEDMNTFSDQPLLISLYQRIPRRRKGGSGKGKSRKQGRTSSSWEISQIITDASESKENVPKERSSKRSSERDGEEAGEEGEGGTFSEERLELLSRGHCDLLQLFQRRRFISDITIYLYPEYRSKKINDKITTCSVWHMYSILPILKNFNFTNLAFLTLESIYNVPEDLHLKSAELGLSVSFRSTQPDESDGAFRVVPLCTYSGFISQIISDQNTIIVWENIKRDLHLNMNFSFNQMETNSRVKLPKLFRMLLWEQDVDFQIHKIDPVSDLALINNSLHRFVLNEQMRKILEEAVVHNDYELLLQLYQETPTNVLYEGVLNPSIFGYPGVNYCRFACRLNPVFKPSIKLSLPRDTLVMGPMFCTFKICFFQPICERNEPLDQYNESLLKRAKLRRCFDMDFLKEDETDGDVLLELYRAFDDLITDTIEFIIKRDVQDINDRKEFFCCQLSNICNLVLKICGCDFNIRMPTKTNIEFREMLTHMYKELMDRIEGVFTACCWKNNCDSAQNQDQEEHGLNRMMNEMRLVSNTGQRDLAIHMYDEIDHSTTNRIVFDFVTLLNSVENLQFEQAARYFTKPRTTDWSGYYFTAVCSYSSILNI; this is encoded by the exons ATGGATAGAAAGGTCCGAAACACCGTCCGTCGAACTGGACGGCTCACCAAACGGAGGCGCTCAGCGGGAGGTAACGAGGTTACACAGGTGCCGACGGTGGTGCCTCCTTTGGAGCAAAGTAAGGGCCTACAGCAACGGGTCTTCCTCTACATCCAGCTGAATGAAATGAGCAAGCTACCCGAAACGGGTAATCCTCTGGAGCTGCACCTCTACCATCCGAAGAACACACTACAGAAGATGCAGGAGCGCTACACCACAGATACCATAATCTATCAGCACGAGTTCAATCTGAAGAAGCCCGTATTTGCAATGGGTGTGATGCAGGACGATATCGAGGACATGAACACGTTCAGCGATCAGCCGCTGTTGATATCCCTCTATCAAAGGATTCCCAGGCGCCGGAAGGGAGGATCTGGAAAAGGGAAGTCAAGGAAGCAAGGACGCACATCCTCTTCATGGGAAATAAGTCAAATAATCACAGACGCTTCGGAGAGTAAAGAAAATGTTCCAAAGGAGAGATCAAGTAAGAGGTCATCTGAACGTGACGGTGAGGAAGCTGGAGAGGAAGGTGAGGGAGGTACCTTTTCGGAGGAGAGACTGGAACTCCTATCCCGCGGCCACTGCGATCTTCTACAGCTTTTCCAACGACGTCGCTTTATCAGCGACATCACCATCTATCTGTACCCGGAGTATCGTTCGAAGAAGATTAATGATAAAATCACCACGTGCAGCGTTTGGCACATGTATTCCATTTTGCCCATCCTGAAGAACTTTAACTTTACGAACTTGGCCTTTCTGACGCTGGAATCGATATACAATGTTCCCGAGGATCTTCACTTGAAATCCGCTGAACTGGGCCTCAGTGTTTCTTTTCGTTCAACACAGCCGGATGAGTCCGATGGTGCTTTTAGGGTGGTTCCCTTGTGCACCTACTCAGGATTCATTTCACAGATCATCAGTGACCAGAACACGATCATCGTGTGGGAGAACATCAAGCGGGATCTGCACCTCAACATGAACTTCAGTTTTAACCAAATGGAGACCAATTCGAGGGTGAAGCTTCCAAAGCTTTTTCGCATGCTACTTTGGGAACAGGACGTTGACTTTCAGATCCATAAAATTGATCCAGTTTCGGACCTTGCCTTGATCAACAACTCTCTGCACCGTTTTGTTCTTAACGAGCAAATGAGGAAAATTCTCGAGGAGGCTGTAGTTCACAATGACTATGAATTGTTGCTGCAACTGTACCAGGAGACACCGACGAATGTCCTGTACGAGGGAGTCCTTAATCCAAGTATCTTTGGGTACCCAGGAG TGAATTATTGCCGCTTCGCATGCAGGCTTAATCCCGTTTTCAAGCCATCCATCAAGCTAAGCCTTCCCAGAGATACCTTAGTAATGGGCCCAATGTTCTGCACCTTCAAGATTTGCTTCTTTCAGCCAATTTGCGAGCGCAATGAACCCCTGGACCAATACAATGAGAGCCTCCTCAAAAGGGCAAAGCTGCGACGCTGCTTCGACATGGATTTCCTCAAAGAGGACGAGACGGATGGGGATGTGCTACTCGAGCTCTACCGTGCCTTTGATGATCTCATAACCGATACAATCGAGTTCATAATCAAGCGAGATGTGCAAGACATCAATGATAGAAAGGAGTTCTTTTGCTGCCAGCTGAGCAACATCTGCAATCTGGTGCTGAAAATATGCGGCTGCGACTTTAATATACGAATGCCAACAAAAACGAACATTGAATTCAGA GAAATGCTGACGCACATGTATAAGGAGCTGATGGATCGCATTGAGGGTGTATTTACCGCCTGCTgttggaaaaataattgtGACTCTGCGCAGAATCAGGATCAAGAGGAACATGGTTTGAATCGGATGATGAATGAAATGCGACTGGTCAGCAACACTGGCCAACGAGATTTGGCCATTCACATGTACGATGAGATTGACCACAGCACCACCAACCGCATTGTATTCGACTTTGTAACCCTGCTGAATAGCGTCGAAAACCTGCAGTTTGAACAGGCGGCGAGATATTTCACGAAACCCCGAACCACCGATTGGAGTGGATATTACTTTAC CGCAGTCTGCTCTTACAGCtctatattaaatatatga